Part of the Sporomusa termitida genome, AGCAATAATGGTACTGTGGACCATTATGCCGGATGAAGCTATCTTCGCCCAGGACTATAGTCCTGTTTTTGAAGATGTTGAATTCGCAGGCACAAGAATGCTGGTTGAGAAAACCGCTGATGATGAATATCGGGTCGTACGCCTATTATCAACTGATCCGCAGGATTATCTAAGGTACGATATTCAGCCGGGCACAGTCTTTCGCAATGATTATTTTCGCTAGCTGACTTAAAGCGCTCTCATAATGGGAGCGCTTTTCTTTCGCCCCATCAGAATTTTTATAAAAATTAAGGCTATGATCTAAGGGATAAGAAAAATCTTTGGCTTCTGCCGGCATCCTGCAGGACTTGGTATAAGCCAAGTTTTTCTAATAAAATAAAGGATTTTTCTCCATTATGTAGAATGCAATACTGTTAGAGGTGGTATGTTTTGCCTAAATGGTTAGCCCATTTAACTCCTGAATTAAGACATGAACTATTTGGCATCACAATGGTGACCGGAGGGCTGCTGGCGCTGGTCAGCCTGCTTGGTTTAAATGTTGGTCCCCTTGGTCTGTTTGTTGCCAAAATCCTTAGGTATACTTTTGGGCTTGGCGCCGTGGCTGTGCCGCTAGTCTTGCTGATTATAGGCTTAAAGTATATTATGGTAAAAAGTTCAATTGCATACACTGTGAAATTCTGGGGTCTATTGCTTTTATATTTTATGGCTTTAGCCATTTATCATCATATCAAAATTCCCGTCGGTCAGGAGATATTGCCTGACAGTCTGGTATCAGGCGGCGGTTTTGCCGGTGGGATGATGCTTTTTTCACTACGCAAATTATTAGGTGTCCATGGTTCGATCATTGTTTTATCGGCATTATTGCTTTGTTCATTGCTGATGGCAACAACGTGGTCGCTGGCAGAAACATTAGTAAGTGCTAAAGAGAAAGCTGTAGAAAGCCTGGTTTCTGCCCGGGAAGCGATTGCTGCCTCCACAGAGACCATATTTCAGGACGCAGAGGAAGACGCGGCCGAGCGTCACCCGGTATTTTATGACCAGCAGCGTGACGGCAAGGCGGAGTTTTCGGCTGCTCCTGTCAGGGAAAGCAGCTCAGATTTCATTAAAGCCGAATATTCATCCCCGGCTGAATTGCCCGCGGCCTCGCCGCTGGCTATGGTTAAACCGGCAGCGGCCGGTATTAATCCTGCCTATGGGCTGCCGCCGGTATCGCTGTTAAAGAAACCAAACCGGATACGGTTGACCCGGGTCCCCAAAGAAGTTGCCGACAATGCCCGCATCTTAGAACAGACGCTGGATAGTTTTGGGGTCAGTGCAAAAGTCATAAATACCTGTCAGGGACCGACTGTCACCCGTTATGAACTTGAACCGGCCCCGGGCGTAAAGGTAAGTAAAATAGTTAATTTGGCCGATGATTTATCGCTTAAGCTTGCCTCATCAGGGGTTCGCATTGAAGCCCCCATCCCGGGCAAAGCCGCTATTGGCATTGAAGTGCCGAATAAGGAATTGTCAGGCGTTGCCC contains:
- a CDS encoding YlzJ-like family protein, producing the protein MVLWTIMPDEAIFAQDYSPVFEDVEFAGTRMLVEKTADDEYRVVRLLSTDPQDYLRYDIQPGTVFRNDYFR